A stretch of Gopherus evgoodei ecotype Sinaloan lineage chromosome 19, rGopEvg1_v1.p, whole genome shotgun sequence DNA encodes these proteins:
- the TAGLN gene encoding transgelin, whose protein sequence is MANKGPSYGLSRDVQSKIEKKYDDELEERLVEWIVAQCGAGVGRPERGRLGFQVWLKNGVVLSELVNSLYPEGSKPVKIPKPPPTMVFKQMEQVAQFLKAAEDYGVVKTDIFQTVDLFEGKDIAAVQRTVMALGSLAVTKNDGHYRGDPSWFMKKSQEYKRDFTDSQLKEGKNVIGLQMGSNKGASQAGMTGYGRPRQIIS, encoded by the exons ATGGCAAACAAGGGACCCTCCTATGGGCTGAGCAGGGATGTGCAGTCCAAGATCGAGAAGAAGTATGACGATGAACTGGAAGAGCGCCTGGTGGAGTGGATCGTGGCCCAGTGCGGGGCTGGCGTGGGACGCCCTGAACGTGGCAGGCTGGGGttccaggtctggctgaagaatGGCGTA GTGCTGAGCGAGCTGGTGAACAGCCTGTACCCAGAAGGCTCAAAGCCTGTGAAAatccccaaacctcctcccaccATGGTCTTCAAACAGATGGAGCAGGTGGCCCAGTTCCTGAAGGCAGCTGAGGACTATGGTGTGGTGAAAACAGACATCTTCCAGACAGTCGACCTGTTCGAAG GCAAGGACATAGCAGCTGTGCAGAGAACAGTCATGGCCTTGGGCAGCCTGGCGGTCACGAAGAACGATGGACATTACCGCGGGGACCCCTCCTGGTTTATGAA GAAATCCCAGGAGTACAAACGGGATTTCACCGACAGCCAGCTAAAGGAAGGGAAGAATGTGATTGGCTTACAGATGGGCAGCAACAAGGGGGCCTCGCAGGCTGGCATGACAGGCTACGGGCGGCCCCGGCAGATCATCAGTTAG